Genomic window (Aquimarina sp. BL5):
CTTAGGTATCGGTTCTATAGTGGACGCTGGTACAGCATCACTATATATTCAGAAAGGAGCTAATTTTATAGTTTCTCCAATTCTAAATGCTGAAATAGCTAAAGTATGCAATAGAAGAAAAATTGCATGGTTACCCGGCTGTGGAACGTTAACAGAAATAAATTATGCTGAAGAATTAGGTGCAGAAATAGTAAAAATATTTCCTGCAGCCCAAGTTGGAGGAGCTGATTTTATAAAAGGTATAAAAGCACCTTGTCCTTGGACAAGTATCATGCCAAGTGGAGGCGTAACTCCCGAAAAGAAAAACTTGATTGATTGGTTTAATGCAGGAGTGCACTGTGTAGGAATGGGATCCAAGCTTATTGTAAAAGATACTCAAGGAAACTATGATTATGCCAAAATAACTGAATTAACCAAAAACTCCCTCCAAATTGTGGAGTATGTAAGAAAGGACAATCTCTAAAACTTAAGATAACTTATCTACAAAGTCTATTTCTCACTACTAAATCAATAAATAATTAAGCTAATTATATGATTTTCAACAAAAGTTGTGTTAAATAAAATAAATTCATATATTTGGTTGACCAATTTGGTTGACCAAATACAAACAAACTTCACCTGACATTAAAATTTAGACAATTATGAAAAATTTATTACTATTATTAACTACTTTGGGTAGTTTTAGCTTTATATCAGCTCAAACTTACGACAACAGCACTTACTTCATCAATGAGATAATTCCTAGTCCTCCTAATTCTTCATCAACATTAGTAAATCATACAGATAACACTAGTGTAGCAGATCATAAATTTGATGCTGATGATACTTTTGAATATTTTGAATTTAGAGGAACTCCAAATGCTACTATTGACGATGGTGTGTACTTTATCGTTGTAGACGGCGATGGAGATGATAGTGATGTAGGTAGTAATATAGGAAAAGTGCGAGACGCTATTGATTTAAGTGGATTAACGTTTGGAAGCAATGGGATTCTTTCTATTGTTGCAAATATGACTTTTGAAGCAGGTTCTGTAGATCAAAGTGGAGCTAACATTGAAGGTACTAAAATGACCAACCCTTATGCAGCTGCTTTAGCTGCCTCAGGTGCGAATGTTATTACTGTAGAATTGGAGGGAACTCCTGTATGGACGGATGAATTGGATCCGGAAGACGGTAGTCTTGATACACTTAATAATTTCACAAGTGTTTCTGCTGTTACTAATTCAATTGGATATGATGGTAGTATAAATGATCAAAGTAGCACATATATGTTAATCAAATCCACCACTGGATCGCCTAAAGATTTAATAATTGATACAGATGAAAATGGAATAATTGATGATGCAACAGCTGCACCTGGTGCGGATCATTTATCTTGGACAATTTATGACTCAGTGAGTATTCTTGATGACGATGATATATCTTCTCCTGAAGTTGGTGAATTTGCTTATGGTCAAATTATTTTTGTTGAAATTCTTACTGATAGCGATCCTTTTTTAAATTATGATAATACATTATCAACTGTTGTAACTCTTCAACAATACCCTATGTATATAGCTAGATTTGATGGAACAACTGGTTATGTTGGAGGTACAGATTGGATGGCTGGTCGTCTTAATTCTAATTCCTTTCCAGAATGGCAAATTAGTACAAATGAGGCGAGAAACATCCCTGTTTCATTAACAGGAACAACCGTACCATTAGATACTTATGGAGAGCCTAACATAACAACGAATGTTCTTTCTATTACAGAACAAGAATTAACAGAGGATTTTTCTTTTTTCCCTAATCCAACTACTAACGTAATCAATATAAGTTCTAAGAATGATATCATTTCATCTATCGAGGTAGTAAACATAACTGGTCAAATATTAATACAAAAAGATAGTAACTTAGATGTTATCGATTTAACGGATTTCTCTACCGGATTGTATTATATGAATATATATGGTGATGGAGCTAAAATTACTAAAGCAATAGTTAAAAACTAAAACATTTTAAAAAGTTTGATTTTAATTTGAGTTTAGATGATATCCTTGCATATTTTTGCAGGGATATCACTATTAAAGCCATAACTTAAAACATAATATACGATGAAACTATTTACGCTAATTTTTGTTTTATTTATAAGTTTTAGTACTAAAGCTCAGGTAACGTTAGACGCTAATGGCCCTGGTGACACCTATGAACTCATTAATAGTGTTTTTGCTCCAACTAGTGGAAATGTTATAGAAGCTCCTGGAGTTACAGGTAGTTCTTGCGATAATCATTCGACATATTCCGGTACAGACGGCAATCGTCATATAGACGAAATATTTGATGCTGATTTGGGTATTAATGTTTTTAGATTTATTATTCACGTAGATGAAGACATTGATCGTGACAAATGTTCTACTACCGATCGACAACGTAATGAAATAAAAACCTACGCTCCTTCTCCAGACAATCTGAAAGGGGTACTTGGAGAAACTGTACAATATAAATGGAAGTTTAAAATTGATGCTAATTTTCAACCTTCTGGAAGTTTTACTCATTTTCATCAATTAAAATCTGTAGGAGCAGATTCTGCAGAAGAAAGCCAACCATTGATTACCTTAACAGCCAGAAAAGCAAGTCCAGATCGATTGGAATTAAGATATGCTCCAACAACTTCGCAATCCACGCTTACTACAGTAAATCTATCACTTTTAAGAGGTAATTGGGTAGAAGTCGTAGAAACAGTTACCTACGGTGAAACTAATAATGCGATCTATAATATCATTATTACCAATATTAGTACCGGAGCAGAGATCCTGAACTATTCTTCATCTGAACTAAGAATGTGGAAAACAAACGCTGATTTCATTAGACCAAAGTGGGGAATATATAGAAGTCTAAATTCTTCTTCTGATTTAAGGGATGAAGAAGTATTATATGCTAACTTCTCGGTAACTGAAAATCCTACACTCTCTATACCAAGGATATCAGAAAAAGAACTATTCCAAGTATTCCCAAATCCTGCGAGCGCATCCATAAATTTCAATCTTTCAACAAATACAAATAATTACGAAGTACTAATCATTGATGGATCAGGAAAATTAGTCACTAAATTAAATGGATTAGGAATAGATAACAAATTAGATATCAGCAATCTTGCTAAGGGTATCTATTTTATAAAATTGGTAGATAAGAAGACTAATACTTTTACTATAAAAAAAGTAATAAAAACAAATTAGTAAAAAGTTCAAACAAAAATATTATGAGATCAGTTCTAATACTATTTGCTTTTTTAGCATACTTTTCTGCATATTCTCAGGTTACTCTTATTGCAGACGGCCCTGGAGACACCTATGAACTTATTACTTCCAAACTTGCTCCAGGTTATAAGCCCATTGAAGCACCAGGGAAAAAGAAAGGTGATTGCGACAACCATTCAAGTTTTAATGACACACATATTACGGAAGTTTTTAATCAAGAATTACAAAAGAATGTATTCAAATTTGTTATTCATGTCGAAGAAGATAATGATCGCTGTAAGAAATTCGATAGACAACGTAACGAAATTAAAAGTTATAAATCATCCCCTGATAATCTCAAAGGAGTTTTAGGAGAAACTGTAGAATATAAGTGGAAATTTAAACTGGATAAAGGTTTCCAGCCTTCTAAAAAATTCACACATCTACATCAATTAAAGGCTGTAGGCGGATTTGATAAAGATATGCCACTCATCACACTTACTGCCAGAAAAGGAAGTGTTGATCGCTTAGAATTAAGATATTCTTCTGGCTTAGACCAAAACACATTAACCTATGTAGCATTAAGCGCTTTTAAAGGGAAATGGGTAGATGTTATTGAAACCGTTACTTATGAAGAAAAAGGTAAAGCTAAATTTTCTATACTAATTAAGGATTTAAAAACCGGTGCAAAAATACTCGAGTATAACGACGATACTTTAAGAATGTGGAAAACACAAGCTGACTTTATTCGACCAAAATGGGGTATCTACAGAAGTCTAAAACACTCATCTGACCTAAGAGACGAAGAAATACTATTTGCTGACTTTTCTATTACAGAAATCTAATTAAGCTTCAAACTTAAATACAAATCTTAACCCAAAAACGATGAAACTGAATCTTTAACAACCTTAAAGATCAAAAACTCTGCTCAAATTAAATCCAAAGAAAAAATCACCATCTCCCCAATCTCCAGATCCTTGACCTAAGAAACCGTTTTCGAACATAGGTTGTGCATTTGTAAAATGCACCTGAAATACATGCCCTCCCGTTTCTATATCAAAACCGATAGATAGTGGGTTTTTAAACGTCGAACTACTACTTCTATTAAAATGATACCCATAATCTAAATTAAGACTAAAACGGTTAGTTAATTTATAACGCCCTCCTACTCCCATAATAAACTGAGAATTATCCTGATCATCAAATCGAACAAAATTTTCATGTAAATAAGAAGGTGCTAATTCTAGCGAAAGTCTTTTACTTACTTTTTTAGAAATCAAAATTTGAGACACATAAGATAACCTATTATTAAATTCTAATTTAGGCAGTTGATCTTTTTCTAAACCAGTATTAATAGTTAGTAAATTGTATCCAACAATAGTAAAAGGAAATCCTCCTTTTTTCTGTCTTGCGATCCTATATTTAATATGGCCTCCATACGTTTTTTGAAACGAGCTACGAGCAATACCTACGTTTAACCCATCCGTTATACCATAGATAAACTTAAGTTGGGTAACCGCCTGATCTAATCCAAAAAAATCATCAATACCATTTTCTACACTACCAAAACGGTGAGCAACTACAAAAAATAAGTTTCGCTTATTAACCAATTTTGTAGATTCAAAATTTACAATCTTAAGTCCTTTAAAAGTAGAGGTTACATAATTGTCTTCCTGAACTTCCGACGCTAACTCATCTAACAGGTCATCTTGAGCAAATGTAATGGACGGAAATAAAAATAGAAGGAATAAGAGTTTTCTCATAAAAATGATTTTAAAATACTAATTAAAGACAAATTATTTAATAATTGATGCTTGATCTAACTTAACCACTTCCAAAAGTTCATCATATCCTATACATCTTCCTTTTATGGCATATTTTGAATTTAAACTAGATTCAGAAATATTATGATTAATGTCAAAAGTACAATACGCAGCATCATTTAGCATTAAAGAATTAGCCTCTATTTCTGTTAGTTTTCCCTCAACAATAATTGTTTTATTCAGATACTTTTTAGAAGTTACATCAGAATTTTCCGAAAACTCTCTTGCTAATTCGGTTGCATCCACTGTAAATTCAGCCTTCTCTCCCTGAATGTCTCTATGAGATTGGTACACATATTTATATCCAACAAAAGCCGCAATTCCTAGAATTAAAATTACTATTAGTAGTTTTTTCATTGTACTTTTTCTGTTTAAACTTGTTTTAAAAGTATGAAAATTATCCACCTAATGAAACTTATTTTTGCATATCAACTAAATTTAATCTAATTTCTACCATTCAAAACTAAAATTCAAAAAGGAATTTATGAAAGTATATTTTTTCAAATTTTTGATTCTTTGCATAATTACAATAAGTATAAGTTGTGAAAATGATAGTGAAAATGATTTAATAGATGTGACACCGCCTGTTACAGTTGTTACCTATGATAATAATGTAAAAGCTATTATTGATAATAATTGTACTTCTTGTCATAATGACCCTCCTATTAACTTTGCACCAATGCCGCTTCTAACCTTTGATCAAGTAAAAGAAGCAGTAGATAACAGAGGATTGCTTGATAGAGTTTCTTCAGAAGACACTAACTTTTTAATGCCTGCTGGAGGGCCTAGACTACCACAAACTACCATAGATATTATTTTACAATGGAATACCGATGGATTATTAGAACAATAAAAACTGTCATACTATGAAAAATTTCTTATTCTTTTTATTACTATTTGTTTCAGCATCTATTGTTGCTCAAGGAAAGTTTATTACCAAAAAAGGCACTATTAATTTTGAAGCTTCTGTACCCGCTTTTGAAGAGGTAAAAGCGAAAAACACAACGGTAACTGCTATTCTAAATACCGATAATGGAGAGTTCGCAGCTTTAGCTCTAATGAAAGGATTTCGTTTTAAAAATGCTTTAATGGAAGAGCATTTTAATGAAAACTATATTGAATCAGACGATTATCCTAAAGCAACTTTTAAAGGTAACCTTCTAGATTTTGACAATACTAATATACAGAATGAATATACTATTAAAGGAACCTTATCATTGCACGGCAAATCAAAAGAAATTGAAACAAAAGCTGTTCTTAATAAAGACGATGATGATACAATTTCTATTACTTCAAGCTTTATAACCAAAGCTGAAGAATTTGATATTAAGATTCCAGGCATAGTTAGTAAAAAGATAGCGGACGATGTCTCCGTGTCATTCAACTTTGTTCTAAAAAAGAAATAATTTTTTCAAATTCTATTTTTTCAACTTGAAAAATTCCTTTTTTAAATTCAATTTTTCCTCTTTAGCGTGTTTTAATTGAGTGTATACAAATTAACCATGTTATTTGCGGTAATAAACCTTGAATGTTAATTCATTCAAAATTTCTCTAAGTATTAACTATATATCCCGTCAACGATCATGTAATTATCCATAAAATCAATATATTTAGATTCCAGCACAATAATGATTAGTAAAAACAAATAACATTATTTTAAAATGATGTTCTAATTAAAACTCAACTCTCAGTGAAATCTCTTAAAACCTTGTTATACTTCTCCATTTTTAAATATCCCCTTTCTGCTGAAGAGATTTATTTATTTTCTGCAGCCACTGATCAAAGTGAAATCAAAAACGAATTGGAATATCTCAAAAAAAAAGGAGTTATTTCTTCTGATAATAGCTACTATTTTCTTGACGGAAACTTAGAATCCGTTTCTCGACGTATAGAGGGTAATAAAATGGCCAAGTCGGTCATGGAAAAAGCAATAAAAAAAGGAGTTTTAATTGCTAAATTCCCCTATGTAAAAGCTGTTGGTATTTCTGGTGCTTTGTCTAAAAATTACCACGATAAAAATGGTGATGTTGATTTTTTTGTAATTACAGAATCAGAGCGTTTATGGGTAGCCAGAACTTTATTAATGCTGTACAAAAAAATATTCTTACTCAATTCTAGAAAGTTCTTTTGTATCAATTACTTTATTTCAGAAAATTCCTTAGAGATATCTGAAAAAAATATATTTACAGCAACTGAATTATTGACACTGATTCCTGTTTCTGGAGATTTTACTGGTTTTTATAATCAAAATCAATGGGTTTCTAATTTTCTACCTAATCTAGAAATAGGAAAATCTTCTATTAAAAATTTGAAAAATAAACCGTTTATCACCAAGGCAATAGAACTAATTTTTAACACAAAAATTGGTAACATTCTAGAGAAACTTTTTTTAAAAATGACTTTAAAAAAGTGGAATACTAAATTTCAAACATTAAAAAAAGGTGATTTTGATATAGCAATGAAATCAACTAATAATGTATCTAAACATCATCCACGAAATTTCCAAAAAAAGGTCATCGACAGGCTTAATAAAAGATACAATGAATTTCAATTAAAGTACAATATAGAATTAGAAAAAGAACATGCTTGATATTTTATTTTCACATTCTTATTATTACCCTTTAGATCTTAAACAATGGAAGAATCAAACACCTTATCCTCCATTAGGAACTATATATGCTGCTTCATTACTAAGAGAAAAAGGGTTTACAGTTGATCTTTTTGATACCAATCTGAGAGATAACCCATATGAGATTGAGAAAGAAATTATAAAAAAGAAACCAAAATTCCTGGTTTTATATGATGATGGCTTTAATTACTTGACCAAAATGTGTCTTACCACAATGCGCAAAGCCGCTTTTGAAATGATGAGAATTGGAAAAAGCCATGAGTGTACCATAATTGTTAACAGTTCTGACGCTACAGATCATCATGCTAAGTATCTATTCAATGGAGCGGATTATATTATTAAGGGAGAAGGAGAACTAACTTTATTAGAACTTATTTCTGCACTTAAAAATAACCAACCCATAGAAAAAATTAAAAGCCTTGTATACATAAAGGATGAAGAAACGATCACAAACCCTAAACGAGAAGTTCTAAAAAATCTAGACGAATTACCAATACCTGCTTGGGACCTTGTAGATATTGATTCATATAGAAAAGTCTGGAATAATGGTGGTAAAGAATTTACTTTAAATCTTGCTACTACTAGAGGTTGTCCATTTAAATGTAATTGGTGCGCTAAACCAATTTATGGCAATCGATATAACACACATTCTCCAGAATATATCGTAAAACATATACAATATTTACAAAAAAAATATAAAGTCGAACGTTTCTGGATGTGCGACGATATTTTTGGCTTAACTCCTGGATGGGTGCAAGATTTTAATCTAGAGCTAAAAAAACAAAATGTTACCTTACAATATTATATCCAAAGTAGAGTAGATTTATTACTTAAAGAAGATACCATTGATGCTCTTGCAGAATCTGGGTTACAAGAAGTTTGGGTTGGAGCAGAGAGTGGTTCTCAATCTATTTTAGATGCTATGGATAAAGGAACTAAAGTAGAAGAAATATACAATGCTACAACCTTATTAAAAGAGAAAAATATACGCGTGGCATTTTTTATTCAATTTGGATACCTAGGAGAAACAAAAAGTGATATTTCTAAAACCATAAAAATGATTAAAGAATTAGTTCCCGATGATTTAGGAATATCAGTATCATATCCACTTCCCGGAACTAAATTCTATGATAAAGTAAAGGATGATCTTAGGTTTAAGGCAAATTGGACAGACTCTGATGATTTAGCTATGATGTTTAAGAGCACATATAATTCTAAATATTATAAAAAATTACATAGGTATGTGCATAAAGAATATAGAAAAAGTCAAGGATTACGATTCTTAAAAACAACTCTAAAAAACCCTTCTAAGCTTTCTAGTATTGCCGTAAAAAGAATATCATATTTACTATATTATTTCCCAAGTGCATATATAGATGCACAAATTTTAAAAAGAATGGAGCATATAAATGAATGAGAGTTTTGACATAGCTGCGATAACCTATGATAGTACTTTTACTCATAGCAAAATTGGTGAACTCCAAAGAAATTTGGTATATGGTCATTTAACAGAAATACTGCCATCCAATCAAGAATTAGATATTCTAGAAATTAACTGTGGTACTGGTCATGATGCCATATGGTTAGCTGATCAAGGTCATCGAGTTATTGCGACTGATATATCTTCAGAAATGATCTCTATTGCTAAATCCAAACAAAACGGTAACGATAAACACCTAGAATTTCTACAACTAGATATCAATGAACTTGAAACTTTTAATTCCGACCATTCTTTTGATTTGATATTTTCGGATTTTGGAGGACTAAACTGTCTGTCTCCTAATCAATTGAATCAATTTTTTATTACGGCAGAAAAAAAATTAAAACCAAATGGTAGTATTGTAGGAGTTATTATGCCAAGACACTGTTTGATGGAAAACATCTACTTTATGATGAAAAATAAATTTAAGCAAGCCTTTAGACGTAATACCAGTGATGTTGTAATAGCAAATGTAGATGGAATCGAAGTAAACACTTGGTATTACAACCCAAAAGATATTAAAAAAGTATCAACTGAATTCTTTAACACAAAAAAGTTAAAACCTATCGGATTATGGATCCCTCCTTCTTATCTTGAATCGTTCTTTAGCAACAAACTAGGAGTTTTAAAAATATTATCAAGCTTAGATATGTTGTTCAGACGTTTCGCATTCTTATCAAAATATAGTGATCATTATTTAATCTCATTAGTCAAAAAATGAGCATAATACTTACCCACGCATATTATCTAAGCACAGATCCTAAAGAACAAAGGATTATGAAGCCTTATCCTCCTTTGGGACAACTATACATTGCCGGGTATTTAAAAGAACGCGGTTTAGAAAATTATGTTTTTGATACCACATTTAGTTCTAAAGAAGATCAATTAGTCTTTATAGCGTCTAAAAAACCCGATGTAGTAGCAATATATGCGAATCTAATGACTAAAGTAGAAGTCATAAAGCTTATCAAAACACTTATTACAGAAGCTGCTTATGGTTTTCCAAAAATAATTTTAGGGGGTCCTGATGTTACCTACAACACTGAAAACTACTTAAGATCTGGTGCTCAATACATTGTAATAGGCGAAGGAGAAGAAACCTTGTATGAACTTCATCAAGCGATTATAAATAAAACTGATATACTTGCTGTTTCGGGAATTGCTTATTTGGATAACGATAAAGTAGTAAAAACTACAGCAAGAATAAAAATGAAAGATTTATCGGTGCTTCCTCTTCCTGATAGAGAAGCTATCGATATGCAAAAATATCTTGATACTTGGAAAAACAACCATGGACAAAGTTCTATGACCATTAGTACGCAACGTGGTTGCCCTTACACCTGTAAATGGTGTAGCACAGCTGTTTATGGACAAAGTTATCGAAGAAGACCCGCTAATCTTGTAGCTCAAGAATTAGCAATGCTTAAAAGAGAATATAATCCTGATACTATTTGGTTTGTTGACGACGTATTTACGGTAAGTCATAAATGGTTAGCAGAATTTCATAAAGAAGTAATACAGCAAGATGCTATTATCCCTTTTGAATGTATTACTCGAGCGGAACGCTTAAATGATGAAGTTTTACAACAGTTAAAAGAGGCAGGCTGTTATAGAATATGGATTGGTGCAGAAAGTGGTTCACAAAAAATAGTGGATGCGATGGACAGGAGAGTTAAAGTAGAAACGGTAAGAGAAGCTATTCAAAAAACAAATCAATTAGGTATAGAAACTGGAACGTTCATCATGGTAGGGTATCCCGGTGAAGATGAAAAAGATATTGCCGAAACCATACATCATCTAAAAGTTGCTAATCCTACACATTTTACAATCACTGTTGCTTATCCCATAAAAGGAACCTCTCTGTATAATGAAATTGAAAATGATATTACAGAACAACCGGATTGGGACACCTCTACCGATAGAGATATTGATTTTAGGAGAACCTACCACCGTAAATTCTATGATTTTGCTGTAAGACGAATTGTTAATGAAGTAAATTATTTTAAAAACGAAAACAGCATAAAATTAAAATTAAAATTAAAATTAAAATCGATCGCCGCTTTAATGTTCATGAAGTATTATAAATTGAGATAGACTCATATGGCTGGTATTGACTCCACATTTTGGAATAAAAAAAATCTAAATTATTTCTTTATTACTTGTGTATTCTTTACGCTTAGTTTAATCGGAATATTACATCATGAATTGTGGTTAGATGAATCTCATCATTGGTTGTTAGCTAGAGATAGTAAGTCTATTATAGATTTAATAAATAACACAAAATATGAGGGTCATCCGATACTATGGAATATTCTACTTTTCTTTATAAGTAAGTTCTCCTTAGATCCTTATTGGATGCAATTACTGCATATTAGTATATCTTCTTTACTAGTTGTTGTATTTCTCAAAAAATCTCCTTTTACACTGCTATTCAAAGTATTATTCATTTTTAGTTATTTTATATTCTTTGAATATACTTTATTAAGTAGAAATTATAATTTAGGAATACTTTTCCTGTTTCTTGCTCTTAGTATTTATAGTTATCGTAAAGAAAAAATCGTGCTTTTTTCAGTGCTTCTCGCAATAGCAAGCAATACTCACGCTATTTTTATAGTAATCACAACCTGCATAATGTTTATTATATGCTTAGAATCTATCGAAAAAAACAGACCGTACATTTCCACTAAAATGATTTTTGGTATGTTCCTTTTTGCTATTGGTATCCTTTTAGCAATTATTCAAATTATACCTCCTTCTGATAATTCTTTTTTTGAAAGAGTTCAGGATCTTTCTTTATTCCAAAGGGTTTCTAGAAGTTTCATTGCTTTCTTTAAAGGAGTATTCGTTATTCCTGACTTTAGAACAATACATTTTTGGAATTCTCATTTTATCGTAAATATTAGCAAACCGCTATCATCAGTATTAGGAATACTCAGTATTTTTATCCCACTCTTTATTTTTTATAAAAATAAAATAATTTTGTTATACGCATACCTAGGAATTTTAGGTACTGCAATATTCTTTTTTGTTACTCAATTATCTGCACCAAGATATTTTGGTTTGAACTTTTTATTTATAATTACAGGATTATGGATGGAAAATGATTATCCAATAAAAAAGAACATATTTAACTCTTGGTTTTCTGTATTGACACATAAAAAAATAAGGAATATTCTTATTTATAGTATTCTAATAATCCAAACGTTTTCGGGAATTGTATCTTATAGTTTTGACCTTCTTCTGCCCTTCTCTAGCTCAAAACAAACCGTAGAATTTTTACAAGAATCAAAACTTACTGATAAAATTGTAATTACGCAATGGTGCGAAGGAACACCTTTAAGCAGTTATTTAGAGGCTCCTATATTTTTCACAAATACTAACAGTTATCAAAGTTATTGTACTTGGAATAGGAAAGACTTAACTATTTCCCACTCTAAAAATGAATTAGTTAATTCTTTAGAAAGTATTATGAATGATGTAGATCAAAGTGCTATTTTTATAACAATAGCGGCAATACCTATAGAAGAATATAAAACTATTAGCAGTACTTTGAAATATAAGTTTCTCAAAAGTTTTACTAAAAATATAGTTTCAAAAGAAAGTTATTACATATATGAAATATCAAAAATATAAATATTCTATTTCGTTTACTTTAATAACAGTTGCATTATTAATTTTAGTTTTTTCTTGTAACTCTTCAGTCGAGAACCAAAAAATTAACTTAAAATGGAACAAATCCTATCCTTCTGATACATTTACCAAAAATGTAATAGCCCTAAAATGGTGTTTATCTTTTTTAGGTTCAGATTTGGCATCTGATAGTATTTCAAAGGGTATCTCTACAGATAACCAAAAGATCATTTCTCTAAACTTAAATCAACTTAAATTCGATAAAAACGCTTCTAGATACCTACAAAAATTAAACTCTAAACTAAAAAAAACAGAAGAATACCAAAAGAACAATTCTGTTGACCTAGGAAGATATATAGCACTTACTATCGGTAGTTCCTATCATTACTACAGAATCGTTAATGTACCTAATAAATTAGAAGATTATAATTCTCTATATGCTTTCGATTCTATCAGCGGTTATATAGATAATTCCAGCGTCTCTCTTGTAGATCGAATAATTTCGTACTCAAAATATAATAATCGGAGAGAACAGGCTTATATATCTGTCGAAATCGATTCCATCACTAAAGAAATATTCGAATATGAAACAGTAGAAGTAATGAATAACGGACAACTAAAATTTGGGATCTATGACCGAAACGGAAATCTAAAAGATGTTGCTGATAATAAAATTACAATGGCTGGAAA
Coding sequences:
- a CDS encoding bifunctional 4-hydroxy-2-oxoglutarate aldolase/2-dehydro-3-deoxy-phosphogluconate aldolase; protein product: MAQYTRIEVAQVMGNTGIVPLFYHQDIEIAKKVIQACYDGGARVFEFTNRGDHAADIFTELSKWIAKELPGMILGIGSIVDAGTASLYIQKGANFIVSPILNAEIAKVCNRRKIAWLPGCGTLTEINYAEELGAEIVKIFPAAQVGGADFIKGIKAPCPWTSIMPSGGVTPEKKNLIDWFNAGVHCVGMGSKLIVKDTQGNYDYAKITELTKNSLQIVEYVRKDNL
- a CDS encoding T9SS type A sorting domain-containing protein — translated: MKNLLLLLTTLGSFSFISAQTYDNSTYFINEIIPSPPNSSSTLVNHTDNTSVADHKFDADDTFEYFEFRGTPNATIDDGVYFIVVDGDGDDSDVGSNIGKVRDAIDLSGLTFGSNGILSIVANMTFEAGSVDQSGANIEGTKMTNPYAAALAASGANVITVELEGTPVWTDELDPEDGSLDTLNNFTSVSAVTNSIGYDGSINDQSSTYMLIKSTTGSPKDLIIDTDENGIIDDATAAPGADHLSWTIYDSVSILDDDDISSPEVGEFAYGQIIFVEILTDSDPFLNYDNTLSTVVTLQQYPMYIARFDGTTGYVGGTDWMAGRLNSNSFPEWQISTNEARNIPVSLTGTTVPLDTYGEPNITTNVLSITEQELTEDFSFFPNPTTNVINISSKNDIISSIEVVNITGQILIQKDSNLDVIDLTDFSTGLYYMNIYGDGAKITKAIVKN
- a CDS encoding T9SS type A sorting domain-containing protein; amino-acid sequence: MKLFTLIFVLFISFSTKAQVTLDANGPGDTYELINSVFAPTSGNVIEAPGVTGSSCDNHSTYSGTDGNRHIDEIFDADLGINVFRFIIHVDEDIDRDKCSTTDRQRNEIKTYAPSPDNLKGVLGETVQYKWKFKIDANFQPSGSFTHFHQLKSVGADSAEESQPLITLTARKASPDRLELRYAPTTSQSTLTTVNLSLLRGNWVEVVETVTYGETNNAIYNIIITNISTGAEILNYSSSELRMWKTNADFIRPKWGIYRSLNSSSDLRDEEVLYANFSVTENPTLSIPRISEKELFQVFPNPASASINFNLSTNTNNYEVLIIDGSGKLVTKLNGLGIDNKLDISNLAKGIYFIKLVDKKTNTFTIKKVIKTN
- a CDS encoding heparin lyase I family protein, producing the protein MRSVLILFAFLAYFSAYSQVTLIADGPGDTYELITSKLAPGYKPIEAPGKKKGDCDNHSSFNDTHITEVFNQELQKNVFKFVIHVEEDNDRCKKFDRQRNEIKSYKSSPDNLKGVLGETVEYKWKFKLDKGFQPSKKFTHLHQLKAVGGFDKDMPLITLTARKGSVDRLELRYSSGLDQNTLTYVALSAFKGKWVDVIETVTYEEKGKAKFSILIKDLKTGAKILEYNDDTLRMWKTQADFIRPKWGIYRSLKHSSDLRDEEILFADFSITEI
- a CDS encoding DUF5777 family beta-barrel protein, with translation MRKLLFLLFLFPSITFAQDDLLDELASEVQEDNYVTSTFKGLKIVNFESTKLVNKRNLFFVVAHRFGSVENGIDDFFGLDQAVTQLKFIYGITDGLNVGIARSSFQKTYGGHIKYRIARQKKGGFPFTIVGYNLLTINTGLEKDQLPKLEFNNRLSYVSQILISKKVSKRLSLELAPSYLHENFVRFDDQDNSQFIMGVGGRYKLTNRFSLNLDYGYHFNRSSSSTFKNPLSIGFDIETGGHVFQVHFTNAQPMFENGFLGQGSGDWGDGDFFFGFNLSRVFDL
- a CDS encoding YceI family protein, translated to MKNFLFFLLLFVSASIVAQGKFITKKGTINFEASVPAFEEVKAKNTTVTAILNTDNGEFAALALMKGFRFKNALMEEHFNENYIESDDYPKATFKGNLLDFDNTNIQNEYTIKGTLSLHGKSKEIETKAVLNKDDDDTISITSSFITKAEEFDIKIPGIVSKKIADDVSVSFNFVLKKK
- a CDS encoding nucleotidyltransferase domain-containing protein, encoding MKSLKTLLYFSIFKYPLSAEEIYLFSAATDQSEIKNELEYLKKKGVISSDNSYYFLDGNLESVSRRIEGNKMAKSVMEKAIKKGVLIAKFPYVKAVGISGALSKNYHDKNGDVDFFVITESERLWVARTLLMLYKKIFLLNSRKFFCINYFISENSLEISEKNIFTATELLTLIPVSGDFTGFYNQNQWVSNFLPNLEIGKSSIKNLKNKPFITKAIELIFNTKIGNILEKLFLKMTLKKWNTKFQTLKKGDFDIAMKSTNNVSKHHPRNFQKKVIDRLNKRYNEFQLKYNIELEKEHA